The Candidatus Zixiibacteriota bacterium genomic sequence GCGAGGATACTCCGAGGTCGAGAAGCGCGCCGTGCACCCGCCCCCACTCGATCTCCGCCAGGATGCGCCGCGCTTCGGCGAAATTGGCCTGCCGCAAAATCACGCGCGCGCCGAAGACGCGCAGGCGGTTGCGCGCCTCCTCCAGCGCCGCAGCGTCCCGGTCCAGCCCCAGCAGGCGGCCGCTCGGAGCGCTGGCCGAAAGAATCCGCTCGGCGTGTCCGCCGCCGCCCACCGTTCCGTCGAGGTACCGCTTCGCCGGCTCGGGGTTCAGGAAGCCCAGCGCTTCCCGGACCATCACCGGAACGTGCGCCGATGACATCAATGACTGGTCCCGTCTCCCTCCCAATCGTCGTCGAAGCTCTCGATGGCGTCCTCGAGAGAGGTGTATTCCTCGAAAAAGCGATCCATACCCACGACCTTGAAGATGTCGCGCAAGAACGGGCTCATGCCGGCGAGTTTCAGGTCCCCGTTGAGGTTGCGGAGCAGCTTCAGCCGCTCCAGCAGAACGCCGATGCTCAGGTAGTTGATGTGGTCGACCGCGCGCAAATTGAGGACCACCTTTGTCCGGTCCTTCTCGATCAAGCCGGAGATCATGTCCTTGATGCGGATCATCTCGCGAAAGTCGATGTCTCCCGCCAGGTCGATCACGGAGATGTCCTGGATTCGTTTTTGCGCCAGCATTCTTCGACTCCTTTCCTTGCCCATCCCGGAAGCCGGGCCGCCCCGACTTTCAGATCGCCAGATCCCCGAGGAAATCGGGATCCTGCAACAGCTTCTCTTCGGCGTCCGCGAAGACCTTCTTCCACGTCTCCTGATCCCACACGCGAAACTTCTCCAGCGCGGACACCAGAACGACGTTGCGCCTGAGATTGGCGTATTGCCTGAGCAGCGGCGGAATCAGAATGCGGCCTTGCTTGTCGACCACGCACTCGCACGCTCCGCCGAGGTAGTAGTTCTGGAACATGACCATCTTCGGATCGAACTTCGGCCGCTTTCGGATCTCTTCCTCGAGCCGAAGCCACTCATCGAGCGGATAGATATCCAGGCAACGGTTTCCCCCGACCACGAAATTCGTGATGATGATGCGGTCGTCGCCCTTGCCCGTGAGCACGTCGCGAAACTTCACGGGGATGCTCAAACGCCCCTTGGCGTCGAGGGTGTGTTCGAAGGTGCCTCGAAACATTCGGTTTGTCGCCTAGATAATAATTTTATGGGAATTTATCCCACTTTCTCCCACCCACGCGCCACCTTATAACTTCTTGAATTTTAACTGTCAATAAAATTCTTACGTTTCAGCGGATTTTTGGTGGGAGGAGATTGGCTGGGCCAGATATCGGAGGCCGAGGGGAAGCTGCTACTATATATAGGACCGCTAAGCGGCTCAAACGGTTCAAGCCGTTCAACCGCTTCGCTCCGTTCGAGCCGTGCCGCCTGGAGCGTGGTGGAACTGAAAACCGGGAACCGGAAACACCCTGAGAGTTGCGGGCTAAAGCAGATCGGTAAGCCGGATTCTGTAATGGACCCCTAACAAGAGTCCACAGCGATCATTCATCTTGTCCCCCGATTGCTCGGGGGATCGAGCGACCTTACCCGAGGGCTATGGGCGGACCACCCAACCCTCCTATTTGGTCTTGCTCCGGGTGGGGTTTGCCATGCGCCCGCCATCACTGGCGGACCGGTGAGCTCTTACCTCACCTTTTCACCCTTACCTGCCGGAGTTCCGGCGGGCGGTATTTTTTCTGTGGTACTTTCCGCCGATCGCTCGGCGCCGCCGTTAGCGGCCACCCTGTCCTGCGGAGTCCGGACTTTCCTCCCTTCGCCCGAGAAGTCTCGAGCAAACAGCGATCGCTTGATCTGCTTTAGCCCGCTAGCGGTGCTTGCGCCCTTTGTCGACGCCCCGGTTCGCCAGCCGGTCGGCCGGCTTGTTCATTTCCCTGGGAACGTGCACGATGCGGTAGCTGTCGAGCTGGCCCAGCAGCTCGATGGCGCGCGCGAAAAGCGGCTTGAGCTTCTCGTCTCGCACGCGGTAGCGGCCGGTGAGCTGCCGGACCAGCAGCTCGGAGTCGCTCTGGATCCGAACGTTTCTCCGGCCCATCTTCAGGAGCGCGTCGAGACCCATCAGCAGGCCGTGGTACTCGGCAACGTTATTGGTGGTCCGGCCGAGATAGCGGCTGAGCTCTCGCACGGTCCGGCCGCGCTCATCGACGATCACGGCCCCACAACCCGCCTCGCCCGGGTTTCCGCGCGCCGCGCCGTCGACCATCAACAGCCATTCTTCGGTGGATTCTGACATCGCCGGGGCGCGACCGCAACGGCCGAGCCGCCAGCGCGCGCGGCCAACCTCGCCTTCTTTCTTCCCGTCCGCGCGCTGGAGCCCGAAGGTGAGAGGGTCACGAAACGCTGCGGTTCAGGCTGGCTTTTCCTGGGTGACGTTGGATTTGTAGTAGAGGATCCTCTGGCAGCTCGGGCAGAGGTTGACCTTTTCGCTCTTGATGATCTCGTTCCAGAGCTGCGGGGGGATATTCATGTAGCAGCCCTGACAGATTCCGCCCGCAACCTCGACCACCGCCGTCCCGTTGCGCCGCGAAAAGATCAGCTCGTAGCGCGAGATCAGGTCGCCGGCGAGCTGTGACGCAATGGTCTGCCGGCGCGTCGCCGCTTCCGAGACCGCCTGGTCGATCCCGGAGATCTGGGCCTGCAGCTCATCGCGCTTGCGTGTCCACTCCTCCTGCAGCTTAGCCAGCTCTTCCTCCTTGGCCTTGATTCCGGCCTTGACCGTTTCCAGCTCCTCCATGAGCTTGATCAGCTCTTCTTCCAGCTCGCTGTTGGCCTGTTTGATCTGGTCGATCTCGCGCTGCAGCGCCTGCAGCTCCTTGGCGTTCTTGATCCGCCCCATGCGCATGCGCCGCTCGACCGCCTTCTTGCTCTCCTCCTGAAAGAGGCGGTCCTTTTCCTGCCGTACCTTGTCTTTTTCGGCGTACGCGGCCTTGGCTTCGGCGATCTCTTGCTTTTTTGCCAGGATCTCCTTTTCTTTCGCCTGGATTTCTCCGAGAAGCCCCTGTTTGATGCCGGTTTTTTCTTTTATTTCACGATCGACTTTCTGTAAAGTGGCCAGTATCTCTATCTGAGCGCGCAACTTCCCATCTCCCGCGCGGCCAAAAAAAATGCACCCTGTGGGTGCATTTTTTTGCCCGCGTCTGTACCTTCAAACGGACAAGGTTTGATCGCTACGGTTTTCACTCCCCGATTGACCCTGATCTATTACGTTTAACTCGATTTTCCACGATTGTCAAAGAGCCCTCCGCGCCAAGCCCGACAGCAAGGCTAAGGGTAACCTTTTCGGGTCGCTACGCGCGAGCGGCAACGCAGCCTCTGATTTACGGCCATCGCGTCTTGCGCCGGAGGATCGAAGCCTCGCGGAGCCGCGGATAGCAGGGAGGGTTTGTCGTTCTGCTCCCGTGTCCTCTACCTCTGTGTGGTTCGCTTTCCGCCGCCCTCCCGCTGCGCGGCTTGAACGGTTTGAACGGTTTGAACCGCTTGAACGATTTCTACAGCCCCATCTTCCCCGGGTTCATGATCCCCTTCGGGTCAAGGCTTTTCTTGATCCGCCGCATGATCTCGAGGCCGTAGCCGTGCTCCTTCTCCATCAGGGGCGCGAGCTTGACTCCGACACCGTGCGTGTATTCCATCGAGCCGCCCATTTCCTGGACCAGCCGCAACAGCTCGAAAAGCGTCTCCTCGAGCGCTAGCTGCGCGTCCTCGCCCGAGTCATTCACCCCGAGCCGCATCGAGAAAAGCTCCGGCCGGACCCAGAGCCCGCTTTCCTGCAGCGTCACCCCGCGGCGCTCGATCAGATCCCGGGCCGCTTCGCGGAAGGCGAGGACCCTGGACGCGGGGAGCGCGACGTGGATCCAGTCGCGCAGTACTCCGTCGCGCGAGCGGTTCCTCCGGTCGCGCCGCCGCTGCATGAAGCGCCGCGCGACCTCGTGGCGCTCGTCCCAGAACGACTGGGCCTCGCGCTCGGGGAGTTTTCTTCCCCCTCCGTCTCGACACAACGCGGCGGCGAGCTGCTGCTGCTCGCGGACGACCTGCGGGATGCCCTCGAAGCCGAGATAGAGCCGGGCCTCCCCGTCCGCGTCGCCGAAGTCGAGCAGCGCCGGCTGCAAGCCCTCATGGAACAGGCGCTGGATCGCGCGGTAGCCCTGCTCGAAGGAGTCAAAGCCGAAAGCGCTGAGAAGGCGGGCGGCCGGGGCCGGAAAGACCCGCAGCGTCGCTTCAGTGATGATTCCGAAGCAGCCCTCGCCGCCGATCAGGAGCCAGTTGAGGTCGATACCGGCGGAGGATTTGGGCACGGCGCGCGTGCGCAGGATCTCGCCGTCCGGCAGAACCGCCTCGAGCCCGAGCACCTGCTCCCCCATCGCGCCGTAGATCCCGGCGCGATATCCGACGCTGTTGGTCGAGATCGCGCCCCCGAGAGTCGCCACCGGCAGCGTCCACGGATCGTGGCCGAGGATCAGCCCCTCCTGGTTGAGCCTTTGCTCCAGCGCCTCCAGCACTGCGCCCGCCTGCGCGCGCACGAGCCGGCCCTCCACATCCACCTCCAGGATCGCCCCCATCGAGCGAAGGTCGAGCGTGATCGCCGGCTGCACCGACAGCGCGCCGCCCATGAGCCCAGACCCGCCGCCGTACGGCACGATCGGAACGCCGGTTTCGTTGGCGAGGAGAACGATCGCTCGGACCTCCGCGGTGGCGGCCGGACGGACGACACACAGCGGCGGAACGACCTGCGGGCGCTGGCGCGGGTGAAACCGCCCCTCGCTGATCGCGTCCCAGGAAACCTCGTCGATCTCCGCGGGGTCCGTTCGGACGGCAGCCGGGGAGACAATGGCGGCAAGCCGTTTCAACAGCTTTGCCCTGTCGAATTGTTCGTCCATCGACCCTTCACCGTCGCCCCTGGGCTATCCCCTTGAGAGAGGCGGCTCCCCGAGGCTTTGCACTGCCGGGAAACTATAAACCAAAGCGAGCGACTAAAAAACGCCCTCGGGGGACCACGAGGTTCGACGTGGAGACTGGAGGCCGAGGACCGGAGACCGGTGCGAGCGCTCGCCGGCGCCTTTCGGCGCCGCACGGCTTGAACGGCTCAGTGCAGCGTGCGCTTTCTCTCCTCCTCCGCCTCCTTGCCTCCCGGAATGACCTGAAAGCGCCGCCTCAGACGCGCCAGCCGGCGGCGGTCGCGGAACAGCCGGATGCGGTCCCACGGGTTGCGCCAGCGCAGGTAGGCGTACCCGAACGCCATACCCCCCAGGTGGGCAAGGTGGGCGATGCCGCTCTGGCCCGCAGTCACCGACGAGTAGAGCGAGATCGCGCCGACGATCCAGACGAAGTGCTTCATCTTGATCGGGAAGAGAAAGTAAAAATAGACGACCTGGCTCGGGTAGATCAGCGCGAAAGCGAGCAGAAGGCCGTAGATGCCGCCCGAGGCGCCAATGCTCGGAACCGTCTGGTCGGGCACGAGCAGCGTGTTCAGGATGCCGCCGCCCACCGCGGAGACGAAATAGTACTTGAGGAAGAACGTGCTCCCCCAGCGCCGCTCCAGCTCGCACCCGAACATCCAGAGCGCGAGCATGTTGAAGAGCAGGTGGAACAGGCCGCCGTGGAGAAACTGGTAGGTGAAGATCTGCCAGAGGTAGAAATTGTCCCACACCAGCTGCGGCACGAGCCCGAAGAGCCGGTTGAGCGTGTAGCCGCCGACGAGCTGCACGACGAAGAGCCCCGTGTTCGCGATCAGCAGGAACTTCACCGCGGGAGTCACTTCCCCCGCGCCGAACATGAACGGTGTGCTTGGATACCGCACTCGGGTTGAGCTTAGCTTTTGGTCGCGGCAATTGGAAGGCCCGCCGCCTTCTACCCGCCGAGGTAGGCCTGGCGGACCTGGTCGTTGCCGGCCAGGTCGCGGGAGCTTCCCTCCAGGATCACGCTTCCGGTCTCCAGCACGTAGCCGCGGTGCGAGATCGCCAGCGCCATCGCCGCATTCTGCTCGACGAGCAGCACTGTCACGCCCGACTTGTTGATCGACCGGATGGTCTCCAGGATCTGCTCGACGATCTTCGGGGCGAGCCCCATCGACGGCTCGTCGAGCAGCAGCAGCTTCGGCCGGGCCATGAGCGCCCGGCCGATCGCCAGCATCTGCTGCTCGCCGCCCGAGAGCGTCCCGGCGATCTGCCGGCGCCGCTCCCGCAGCCTGGGAAAGAGCTCGAAGACGAATTCGAGGTCCGGCGCCAGGGCGGCCCGCGACCGGGTGTAGCCGCCGATCTCGAGATTCTCCAGCACGGTGAAGCGCGGGAAGATCTTCCGCCCCTCGGGCACGTGCGCGACCCCGCGGCGCACGATCTCGTCGGGAGGAGCGTTGCTCAGCACCTCCCCTTCCAGCTGGACCTCGCCGCGCCGCGGGCGCAGCAGCCCCGAGATGGTTTTGAGCGTGGTCGTCTTGCCGGCGCCGTTCGCGCCGAGCAGGGTCACCAGCTCCCCCTTGCCGACCTTGAACGAAACCCCCTTCAGGGCGCGCACGGCACCGTAGTAGACGTGCAGGTTTCTACCTTCCAGCATCGGCCGTCCATTCGCCGCGCCCGAGATAGGCCTCGATCACCCGCGGGTCGCGCCGCACCTCGTCCGGCGTGCCTTCGGCGATCTTCTCGCCGTAATCCAGTACGTGGACCCGATGCGAGATGCCCATCACGACGCGCATGTTGTGCTCGATCAGGAGGATCGCCCGGACGTATTCGCCCACGAGCGACCTGAGCAGCGCGGTGAGCGCCTGCGCCTCGGTGGTATTCATCCCCGCGGTCGGCTCGTCGAGGAGCAGCAGCCGCGGCTCCGCCGCGAGCGCCCGCGCGATCTCCAGCCGCCGCTGCTCGCCGTAGCTCAGCCGCCGCGCCCATTCCTCCTCCTTGCCGCCCAGGCCCACCAGCTCGAGCAGCCGCAGCGCCCGCTCGCGCGCCGCGCTTTCCTGCTCGCGGAAGCCGGCGCTTCGCAGCAGCGCGCCCCCCAGCCCCACGCGCAGCCGCGTGTGCATCCCGACGAGCACGTTCTCCGTCACCGTCATGTGCGGGAAGAGGCGGATGTTCTGAAAAGTGCGGCTGATGCCCGCACGCGCGATCCGCTCGGGCTTGAGGCCGATCAGCGACTGGCCGCCAAAGCGGATCTCACCCCGGTCGGGCCGGTAGATGCCGGTGAGCGTGTGGAACAGCGTGGTCTTGCCCGCACCGTTGGGACCGATCAGCGAGGCGATGGTCCCCTCCTCGACCTCGAGGTCGACGTTCTGCAGCGCCTGCAGGCCGCCGAACCGCTTGCTCACCCCGCGCACCTCGAGCAACGCCACGTCACCGCTCCCGGCGCCGGCGCGGCGGCAGGATCCCCTGCGGCCGAAACGCCATCATCAGCATCAGGATCAGGCCGAAGACCATCCGCTCGTACTTCGCGGGCTCGAACTGCGCCGGCAGCTCGCTCAGGGGGAAGCTCCCGAGCAGCGGGATCGCGAGCACCGCCCCGCCCTGGCGCAGCGCGTTGAACCAGAGCGAAAGCCCCTTGAGAAGCTGGAGGTTGATGACCGTGATCGCCGTCGCGCCCAGGATCGCCCCCGGAATCGACCCCATGCCGCCGAGAATCACCATCGCCAGCACGCCGATCGACTCCATGAAGGTGAAGCTCTCCGGATTGATGAAAACCTGCTTGGCGGCGAAGATCACGCCAGCCGCGGAGGCGAACGAAGCGCCGACGGCGAAGGCGAGGAGCTTCATCCGCACCACCGGGATGCCCATCGCTCCGGCCGCGATCTCGTCCTCGCGGATCGCTTTCCAGGCGCGGCCGACGTGGGAATCTTCGAGCCGCCGGCTCACCACCGCTACGACGACGGCGAAGATCAGCACGAGAAAATAAAAGTAGAGCGGGTAGAGCGCCGACGGCTCGGCCCGCCAGCCCAGCGCCTCCAGCCACGGCTGGAAGAAGAGCGGTGGCTTTTCGATCGGCGTGATTCCCCGCGGCCCGTTGGTGAGGTTGACCGGCTTGTCGAGGTTGTTGACGAGCAGACGCACCACCTCGGCGAACCCGAGCGTGACGATCGCGAGGTAGTCGCCCCTGAGCCGGAGCACCGGCAGGCCGAGCAGCGTCCCGGTAAGCGCGCCCGCGGCCAGCGCGAACAGCAGGAACGGGAAGAACCAGCCGGCGGAGAGCGGGAAGGCGCCGCCGGGCAGGAACTCGTTCGCCTGGGGCGAGCCGAAGATCGCCCAGAGATAGGCGCCGATCGCGTAGAAGGCGACGAAGCCGAGGTTGAGAAGCCCGACGAAGCCGACGACGATGTTCAGGCCGAGCGCGAGCGCGACGAAGATTCC encodes the following:
- a CDS encoding branched-chain amino acid ABC transporter permease, translated to MRRAGVAAGLLAYIGAGAWLAHSLPQSTLAFLFFESSLLAIFYARAPHAVKLGCGALVLVVLMPLLGAANAYYLEVAIQVGIFVALALGLNIVVGFVGLLNLGFVAFYAIGAYLWAIFGSPQANEFLPGGAFPLSAGWFFPFLLFALAAGALTGTLLGLPVLRLRGDYLAIVTLGFAEVVRLLVNNLDKPVNLTNGPRGITPIEKPPLFFQPWLEALGWRAEPSALYPLYFYFLVLIFAVVVAVVSRRLEDSHVGRAWKAIREDEIAAGAMGIPVVRMKLLAFAVGASFASAAGVIFAAKQVFINPESFTFMESIGVLAMVILGGMGSIPGAILGATAITVINLQLLKGLSLWFNALRQGGAVLAIPLLGSFPLSELPAQFEPAKYERMVFGLILMLMMAFRPQGILPPRRRRER
- a CDS encoding STAS domain-containing protein — protein: MLAQKRIQDISVIDLAGDIDFREMIRIKDMISGLIEKDRTKVVLNLRAVDHINYLSIGVLLERLKLLRNLNGDLKLAGMSPFLRDIFKVVGMDRFFEEYTSLEDAIESFDDDWEGDGTSH
- a CDS encoding ribonuclease HI family protein, producing the protein MSESTEEWLLMVDGAARGNPGEAGCGAVIVDERGRTVRELSRYLGRTTNNVAEYHGLLMGLDALLKMGRRNVRIQSDSELLVRQLTGRYRVRDEKLKPLFARAIELLGQLDSYRIVHVPREMNKPADRLANRGVDKGRKHR
- a CDS encoding C4-type zinc ribbon domain-containing protein — its product is MRAQIEILATLQKVDREIKEKTGIKQGLLGEIQAKEKEILAKKQEIAEAKAAYAEKDKVRQEKDRLFQEESKKAVERRMRMGRIKNAKELQALQREIDQIKQANSELEEELIKLMEELETVKAGIKAKEEELAKLQEEWTRKRDELQAQISGIDQAVSEAATRRQTIASQLAGDLISRYELIFSRRNGTAVVEVAGGICQGCYMNIPPQLWNEIIKSEKVNLCPSCQRILYYKSNVTQEKPA
- a CDS encoding FAD-binding oxidoreductase, whose product is MDEQFDRAKLLKRLAAIVSPAAVRTDPAEIDEVSWDAISEGRFHPRQRPQVVPPLCVVRPAATAEVRAIVLLANETGVPIVPYGGGSGLMGGALSVQPAITLDLRSMGAILEVDVEGRLVRAQAGAVLEALEQRLNQEGLILGHDPWTLPVATLGGAISTNSVGYRAGIYGAMGEQVLGLEAVLPDGEILRTRAVPKSSAGIDLNWLLIGGEGCFGIITEATLRVFPAPAARLLSAFGFDSFEQGYRAIQRLFHEGLQPALLDFGDADGEARLYLGFEGIPQVVREQQQLAAALCRDGGGRKLPEREAQSFWDERHEVARRFMQRRRDRRNRSRDGVLRDWIHVALPASRVLAFREAARDLIERRGVTLQESGLWVRPELFSMRLGVNDSGEDAQLALEETLFELLRLVQEMGGSMEYTHGVGVKLAPLMEKEHGYGLEIMRRIKKSLDPKGIMNPGKMGL
- a CDS encoding ABC transporter ATP-binding protein, whose translation is MALLEVRGVSKRFGGLQALQNVDLEVEEGTIASLIGPNGAGKTTLFHTLTGIYRPDRGEIRFGGQSLIGLKPERIARAGISRTFQNIRLFPHMTVTENVLVGMHTRLRVGLGGALLRSAGFREQESAARERALRLLELVGLGGKEEEWARRLSYGEQRRLEIARALAAEPRLLLLDEPTAGMNTTEAQALTALLRSLVGEYVRAILLIEHNMRVVMGISHRVHVLDYGEKIAEGTPDEVRRDPRVIEAYLGRGEWTADAGR
- the mraZ gene encoding division/cell wall cluster transcriptional repressor MraZ, which codes for MFRGTFEHTLDAKGRLSIPVKFRDVLTGKGDDRIIITNFVVGGNRCLDIYPLDEWLRLEEEIRKRPKFDPKMVMFQNYYLGGACECVVDKQGRILIPPLLRQYANLRRNVVLVSALEKFRVWDQETWKKVFADAEEKLLQDPDFLGDLAI
- a CDS encoding rhomboid family intramembrane serine protease, which produces MKFLLIANTGLFVVQLVGGYTLNRLFGLVPQLVWDNFYLWQIFTYQFLHGGLFHLLFNMLALWMFGCELERRWGSTFFLKYYFVSAVGGGILNTLLVPDQTVPSIGASGGIYGLLLAFALIYPSQVVYFYFLFPIKMKHFVWIVGAISLYSSVTAGQSGIAHLAHLGGMAFGYAYLRWRNPWDRIRLFRDRRRLARLRRRFQVIPGGKEAEEERKRTLH
- a CDS encoding ABC transporter ATP-binding protein; amino-acid sequence: MLEGRNLHVYYGAVRALKGVSFKVGKGELVTLLGANGAGKTTTLKTISGLLRPRRGEVQLEGEVLSNAPPDEIVRRGVAHVPEGRKIFPRFTVLENLEIGGYTRSRAALAPDLEFVFELFPRLRERRRQIAGTLSGGEQQMLAIGRALMARPKLLLLDEPSMGLAPKIVEQILETIRSINKSGVTVLLVEQNAAMALAISHRGYVLETGSVILEGSSRDLAGNDQVRQAYLGG